The stretch of DNA TTCTACTGCCTCTCCATGTTTCCTTACCCCAGCGGGCGGCTGCACATGGGGCATGTGCGCAATTACACCATCGGCGACGTGATCGCCCGCTACCAGCGCATGCGCGGTAGGAATGTGCTGCAACCCATGGGCTGGGACGCCTTCGGCCTGCCGGCGGAAAATGCGGCGATGCAGAACAAGGTCGCGCCGGCGGCCTGGACCTATGCCAACGCCGATTACATGAGGAAGCAGCTCAAATCCTTAGGGCTGGCGATCGACTGGGACCGGGAGCTGGCGACCTGCAAGCCGGAATATTACCGCTGGGAGCAGTGGCTGTTCACCCGCCTGTTCGAGAAGGGCCTGATCTACAAGAAGACCGCGCCAGTCAACTGGGATCCGGTGGACCAAACCGTGTTGGCCAACGAACAGGTGATCGACGGCCGCGGCTGGCGGTCCGGCGCTGTGGTGGAAAAGCGCGACATCCCCATGTATTTCATGCGGATCACCGCCTACGCCGACGAGCTGCTGGCCGAGCTGGACAATCTCCCCGGCTGGCCCGAACAGGTCAAGACCATGCAGCGCAACTGGATCGGCAAGAGCCACGGCTGCGAGGTGCATTTCCCGATCGTTCCCTCTCTCCCTTTGGGAGAGGGTCGGGGTGAGGACTCGGTGCTGAAGGTCTATACCACCCGTCCCGACACCTTGATGGGCGCGACCTATGTCGCCGTGGCGGCGGAGCACCCCTTGGCGCTGGCTGCGGCCGAAGGCCATCCCGAGCTGGCCGCGTTCATCGAAGAATGCCGGCATGGCGGCACGGCCGAGGCCGATCTCGCCACCATGGAAAAGAAGGGCATGGCGACGGGACGTTTCGTGATCCATCCGCTGAACGGCGAAAAACTGCCGGTGTGGGTCGCCAACTATGTGTTGTGGGGCTACGGCGAAGGCGCGGTGATGGCGGTGCCGGCGCACGACCAGCGCGACTTCGAGTTCGCCAGCAAATACGGCTTACCGCTCAGAACGGTCATCGCCTCGGTATCAGGCGTCTATGAAACCGTGGATGCCGAAGGCCCCTGGCTGGATGCCTACGCCGAGCACGGCCTCTGCATAAATTCCGGCAAATACGACGGCCTAGCTTTTAGCCAAGCCTTCGACGCCATCGCCGCCGATTTGGAGGCCAAGGGCCTGGGCCAGAAGCGCACCCAGTTCCGCCTGCGCGACTGGGGCATTTCGCGCCAGCGCTACTGGGGCTGCCCGATCCCCATCATCCATTGCCCGAGTTGCGGTGATGTGCCGGTGCCGGCGGACCAGCTGCCGGTGGTGCTGCCGGAAGACGTCACCCTCGACGTCGGCTCGCCGCTCAAGAAGATGCCGGAGTGGTATACGACCGCCTGTCCGAACTGCGGCGGCGCGGCGGAGCGGGAGACCGACACCATGGACACTTTCGTCGAGTCGTCCTGGTATTACGCCCGCTATGCCTGCCCGGACAACAACGATGCCATGCTGGACCAGCGCGCGGACTATTGGCTGCCGGTCGACCAATACATCGGCGGCATTGAGCACGCCATCCTGCACCTGCTCTATGCCCGCTTCTTCCACAAGCTGATGCGCGATACCGGACTGGTCCATTGTGACGAGCCGTTCACCAATCTGCTGACCCAAGGCATGGTGGTCGCTCCCACCTTCTACCGGGAGGAAAGCGGCAAGAAACATTATTTCAGCCCGGCCGAGGTGAACCTGAGCACTGACGAAAAAGGCCGCTTGCTGGGCGCGACCCTGAAGTCCGACGGCGCGCCGGTCATCGTGGGCCACATCGAGAAGATGTCCAAGTCGAAGAACAACGGCGTGGACCCGGAAGCTCTGGTAGACCAGTACGGCGCGGACACCGTGCGGCTGTTCACCCTGTTCGCGGCACCCCCGGATCAGTCGCTGGAATGGTCGGACAGCGGGGTGGAGGGGGCGTTCAGGTTCCTCAAGCGGTTGTGGACGCGGGCCGCGTTCAACGTCAACACGGCGTTTTCGCGTTATGGACGGGACGAATTGCGGGTCGCCGATTGGAGCGTTTTTCCGCTGGAGCCGAACCACAAGGAAGCCCGCCGCCTGATCCACGCGACTCTGAAGCAGGCCAATTTCGATTTCGCCCGCCACCAGTTCAATACCGTGGTCTCGGCGGCGATGAAGATCCTCAACATCCTGGCGGACGACAAGGGATTCTGGAATTGCGACCACCTCCAGGACGAATCGGCCAAGGCCGATTTCCGCCGCAGCGCCGCCGTGGTCGCCTTCGAGGGCTATTCGCTGCTGGCCCGGCTGCTGTACCCGATCACGCCCCATATCTGTGATGCACTCTGGCGGCAACTGGCTCCAGGTACGGATATTCTCGAGGCCGGCTGGCCGGAGGTTGATGAATCCGCCCTGGTGCGAGACGAAATCGAGCTGGTAGTTCAGGTCAACGGCAAGCTGCGCGGAAAGATCGCCGTGGCGGCGGATGCTTCCCGCGAAGCCGTGGAACAGACGGCCTTGGCCGACGCCCAGGTGCAGCGCTTCGTCGAAGGCAAGCCGCCGAAGAAAATCGTCGTCGTGCCGGGCAAGCTGGTCAACATCGTGGTGTGAGTGTGGGCAAGGCTTTCCGGCATCTTTCCCTGATTCTCTTGGCTTCGTTGGCCAGTTGCGGCTTCCATCTACGTGGAGGCGAGACCTCGGACGGTGCCGGTCAAGTCCTCTACCTGGAAAAAGCCGGCGCCAGCCGCGTGGCTTCGAGACTTCCCGAAGCGATCCGCCTGACGGGCGCTCAGCTCTCGCGCAATATGGTCGACGCCAAAGGCGTCATCCGTATCCTCAAGGAAACCGACGAACGCCGCACGATGTCCTTGAACCTGGGCGGGCGCGGCAACCTGTTCGACCTCTATACACGGGTGAGATACGAAGTCACGACGCCACAAGGCGAGATCATCATTCCGCCCCAGGAGGTCGAGGTGAAGCGCGAATATTTCAACAATCAGCTCTCGCCGATCGGCCAGGGGGAGGAGGAATCGCTGCTGCGCTACGAAATGGAGCGGGAAGTCGCGGAAACCCTCGTCCGTCGCGTACTCATCGAGATGAGCCGGAATTCCGGCGGTAAGTCTTGAAGCTGAGGCCGGATCAACTGGCCGGTGCGTTGGAGCGTGGCCTCGCCCCGGTCTATGTTTTCTCCGGAGACGAACCCCTGCAACTGGGTGAAGCTGCGGATGCCGTCCGTGCAGCGGCCCGCGAACGGGGCTATGTCCTGCGGGAACTGTTTCATGTCGAGCCAGGTTTCAGCTGGGGAGCTTTTCTGGAGGCCGGCGATTCCGTACCCCTATTCGGCGACCTGCGCATCCTGGACCTGCGCCTCAATGCCAAGCCGGACAAGGAAGGCGCCGCTGCACTGCTGCGCTATCTCGAAAATCCGCCGTCGGATGCGATCCTCATCCTCACCTTGCCGCGCTTGACCAAGGATGAGTTGAATGCCGCCTGGGCGCGCGCCGCTGACTCGGCGGGCGTGCTGGTACAGGTCTGGCCGCTGGAAGGGCGGGAGCTGATCGGCTGGCTGGACCGGCGCCTGAATCGCTTCGGCATGCTGGCGGACCAGTCCGGCCTCCGGTTCCTGGCTGCTCGGGTGGAGGGCAATCTGCTGGCGGCCGCGCAGGAGATCGAAAAGCTCCGTATTCTGTACGGCGCCGGGCGGATCGAAGACGACCAGATCCTGTCCGCCGTTTCCGATTGCGCCCGTTACGACGTCTTCGATGTCGCCGCCGCCATGCTTGAAGGGCGACTTGTCCGAACCTTGAGAATCCTGCGGGGACTCGAAGGGGAAGGGGTGGCGCCGCTGGTGGTGCTTTGGGCGGTAGCCCGCGAATTGCGTTCGCTTGCGGCCGTGCAGCGGGAGATGGCACGAGGTCAATCGGTGGATGCCGTTCTGTCCAGGCAGCGGCTAGTCGACAAGCGCAAGGACGCGTTCGCCAAGGCGGCCCGACGTCTGAGCCGGGAGCGCGTGCTCGACGCGATCCGGCTATGCACGCGGGTCGACAGGATGGTCAAAGGGCTGGAGCCCGGCGATCCCTGGGTCGCTCTGGCCGATGTCTGCCTGTGTGTCACCGCTCCCCCCTGATTTAGCGAAGTGAAGGTAAACCGATCATGAGAATCGACAAGCACGGCAACATGGAACTGACCGAAGAGGAAGACGCGGACCTGCTCGAGCAGCTCGAAATCCCGCCCAGCGAGCATGATGATCCGCCGGTGGAAATCGAGTGCGTGAGCACGGAGAACGATGTCGCAACCTTCAAGGCCACCAATACCAAGACCGGCAAGCATGTCTTGATGGTGTTCGATTTGATGAATCCGGATTGAACAAACCGTCGAGTCTCTCGCCGACCGAGTGCCTGCGGGATGTTCCGGGCGCCGAAGGCTATCGGCTGGGGGAGGTCCCCCAGCGCGTCACCGAGCGCTCAGCACCGCCCGGCACGCGCGGGGGAGGGCAGGCGAGGGGGCGGGGCCGTGGTGGTTTTCGGGCAAAGGGCGTAGCGGTGGGAGGGACAGCCACCAGTCCAGCGAGGCGTCGCAGCCGTCGCCGGGTTCCAACGGCTTCTGCGGGATGCAGTCGGGACTGTCCGCGGGGCAGGCCAGGCGCATGTGGAAATGGTCGTCGTGCCGGTGCCAAGGCCGGATTTTCCGCAGCCAGGAGCGGTCGCCGCGCACCGAGCGACAGAGTTCCTGCTTGATGTGGGCGTTGACGAAAATCCGGTCGACGCGGTGGTCGCGGGCGGCGGCTTCGAGGACGCGGGCGTGGTTGGCGTCCCACAGCATGTGGTTGAGCCGGCTCTGGTCGTGGGTCAGCAGGGAGGGGGCGGGAATGTTGCTGCGCAACCCATCGGCGTTGCGGATCAGGTTCGGGTCGAGGGCGAACCAGACGTCGACGTCGATGCCGCTCTGATGGCTGCGGTGGCCGAACCGCATGGGCCCCCCGCGCGGCTGGGACAGGTCGCCGACATGGAGTTCGCCCCAGCGGTTCTGAGCCGTTGCGCGCCCCAGTTCGGTGATGCTGCGGATCAGGTCGGGGTGGCCGTAGTTGCGGTTGCGTTCGAGGTGCATGACCTTGTACCCGTCGCCCTCGGTCGGCAGGCGCACGCCGCCGGCAAGGCATCCTGCCCCGGTTTCGCCGATGGCTTCGGGCGTTCCGGAGGTCGGCGAGACGACGTCGCCCCAGTCGCGGCTTTCCGCCGGCAGGGCGAACACGGACAGCAGCGCGAGGAGTAGGGGCAGACGGCTAGGCTTCATCGGCAACGGCGAACGATCATTTTTCCGGCAATTCCGGGGGCAGGCCGGGCGCTTCCGGCTCGTCGAATTCGGCGTCCTGGCCAAGCTGGAATCGGCGCGAGGCATTGATGATCCAGCCTTTGGCCTTGGCGAGCTTGATGTCCTTGACTTCTTCCTCCAGCAGCAGGCGCTGGCGCTCCAGCGCGAGCAGCTCGATTTCCCTGCGCAGGCGGGCGTCGGCATCGTCCATGGCTTCGGCGCGCCGGGCTTTCGATTGCAGCTCGGCCTCGATTTCCATTTCCCGCAGTTTCTGCTCGTGGCGTACCTGCTCTTCCTTCTGGCGGGCTTCCGCGGCCCGGCGTTCGGCCTGCAGCGCTTCTTCCGCGGCGAGTTCGGCCTTCAGGCGCTCGGTTTCGTGTTCGTGCCTCGCCTGCCTCAATTCAGTCTCATGCCGTTCCAGCGCCAGTCGCGCGTGCTCCCGTTTCAGCCGGGCCACTTCGTCCTGGACCTCCTGTTCGAGGCGTCGCCGTTCGGCTTCGGCAGCGAGGTCGCGCTGACGCTGTAGCAAGGCTCGATACAGCGGCCGGTAAGGCGACCATGGCGGCAAGGCTTCCACTTCCGATTCGTCCAGCGCTTCGAATGCCGGGGTGAGCACGCAGCGCGTGCGGCAGCGGATGGCCTGCGCGGCCAGAGTCTCGTTGGTTCGGGTTTCGATGCGCCGCTCCACCGCTGTGCAGCCCGCGGCCAGCCAGAACGGGTCCTCCAGCACCCGTAATTCTTCCAGCGCCATGTCGAGCAGGACGCGCTGGTAGCGGAGCTTGATGGCATGGGCGAGCTGGTCGAGGCTGTCCGGGTTGCGGCGGGCATAGTCCAGTGTCGGTTGGAACCGTACCGACAGTTCGACGCCGATGCGCAGCGCATCGCCCAGTGTCTGCTCCGGCACCGGCAGAATCCAGTCCTCGATGCTCAGTTCGGTGAGCCGGTGGTAGATGCGCGGCGTGAAATCGCGCGGTTTGAGGAACAGCTTGCGGAACGGCCCGAGCCGCGTGGTGACGACGTAATGGTCGCCGACGAAGCCGGGGTCCCAGCGTTCGGTGTCAAGCTCGCCGTTCATGGGCCTTGCTCTCGATGAACCGTCGTATGTTGCCTTCGCTGATACCCTCGTCCGGGCCGGCCTGCGCGGGTTCCTTCCTCATACATTCGGCCATGATGGGGTAGAGATTGGGCGCGAATTCCACGCTGCGTTCGCTGACCTTCCTGAGGAACCCGCGGTTGAGCAGGAAGGCGACGGTGAACATGCGGTTCCAGTCGGGATAGCGTTTCGCCCGCTCGAGTTCGGTCTTCTCGAACACGAACTCCAGCTCGTCGTTGTCGTTGATGGCGAATTCCGAGAACTGCCGCAGCCCCTGGAAGGCCAGTACCTTCTCCTCCTCGGTCAAGGGCCCCGGCGCGCTGAACTCCAGCCGGTAGGACAGGACGAGGGTGAAGAAATCCACCATGGCGGCGCAGGCGAGCGCGAACAGGGACAGGTCTTCCCACATCGCGAACGAGGGGGTGATGCCGCGGACGAATTCGACGTGGCTGCCCCAGACCGGGGCGGGCACCGGCTTGACACCGTGGACAGACGCCAGATTGTCGGCCTTGGCCTGGACTTGCCGCACCTGTTCCATGAGTTCGGCGTAGACGGCCGGATTCTTGAGATCGGAGGAAAATTTCTGCACCGCGCCGCGCGCGGCCGCGATACGCTGGTCGAGGTCGCCGAAGTTCGACGCCATCTGGCGCAGCCGGTTTTCCTCGGTGAGCTGGAGTTCGTTGTAGTGGTTCCACATCGGTCCCTTGCCCACCCGTTTCCTGCTTTCCTCGCGTATGCCCTGCAGGGTGCCGAGATAGGCCTGGGTGGCCTCCTTCGCCGCCGCTTCGGTCCGCTTCTGCTGGCGCGCCATCAGCGTGCTCTTCAACTGGTTGACCTGGTCGAGATAGTCGTTCAGGTTCTGGTCCAGGGTGCGGTAGCGGGTCAGCAAGGTGTTGTCCTGCTGCGAAAGCTCGTAGAACTTGAAATAGGAGAACGACACCGAGACCAGCAGGGCGACGGCCAGCGTCACGCCGACGGTGAGGAAGCGCGCCAGGTTGGCGCGCCAGTGACAGCTCGCCAGTTCCAGGGAGCAGATCACGATGACCGACTGCACGGCGACGGTGATGATCAGCGCGATCCAGTCCGTAATGAAGTAGGACAGGCCATAATAGGTGGTGTAGCCGGAGGCGAGGCTGAGCAGCAGCACCAGCGGAATGGACCAGATGCGCAGGAGGCCCACGAAGGTGCTCTGCACCGAGTTCAATATCTGTCCGATGCGCCAGACCGATGTGTTCATGTCGTCCTCGTCCGGGCAGAATGGAAACCTTGGCCGCAGGTCATCGATCGAGTCTATGGGCGAATGTGAAGAGGGATGTCATGGAGCCGTTCCTGATTTTCTCCATTATTGCTTTCCTGGTCATCGTCGGCAACGCATTGCTCTTGTTGCGCACGGCGCGAACGCCGAAGCTGCCCGAGACGGTGCGTCCCCAGCCTTGCTGGGACGATGAGGACTGAAGGTTTGTTGCGCCGGGGAGCCAGGTCGTCATGGAAGCCTCCGAAAATTCGCTGATCGGTCGTATCACCGAGGTGCGGGTCGGGCGGTTCGCCGCCCGTCTGCTGTCGGAGGCGGAAGGTTTCCGTAGCGAAATATCGGTGGGGGAAGAAACACAACGGCCCGGCCAGATCGGCGCGTACGTATCGGTCCGGCATGGCGCTTTCCGTATTCTCGCCCTGGTTCGAGAGGTCTCCGGCGGGGCTGCCGGATCGGCCGCCGGCAGCTCGATGCAGTTGGTACCGTTGGGCGAATTCAACGACAAGGGCGCGTTCAGCCGCGGGGTGCGGCGTTATCCGGTGCCGGGGGCCGAGGTCCACGCCGCCTCTCCTCAAGAGATCAACGCCGTGTTCGCCCGCACCCGCAATCTGCGGTTCAACCCGGGCTATCTGCCGAATCATCCCGCGACCGGCGTCTATCTCGACCCCTCCGCCCTGTGCGCCCGGCATTTCGCCATCCTCGGCCAGTCCGGCGCGGGCAAGTCCTGGACCGTGGCCAGCCTGATCCAGCGCCTGCTCGTCTCCAGCCCCAAGGCGCACATCATCGTGCTGGACCTGCACGGCGAATACTGCTGGCGCGGCGCCGAAGGCGCGCTCCATAGCGCATTTCCGCCCGAGGCCACCCGGGCGATGGATGCCCGCGAGCTGGAAATTCCCTACTGGCTGATGAGTTTCGCCGAGCTGGTGGATCTCCTGATCGAGCGCGACGATCCGGCGGCCTCGATCCAGACGGCCTTCCTGCGCGAAGCCGTGTTCGAGCTCAAGCGGCGCAGCGCCCGCGAGCTGGGTCTGGCGGGGGTGTCGATCGATGCGCCGGTGTATTTCTCCCTGCAGGAGGTGTACGAGCGTTTCAAGGAGGCCAACGAACACCGGACCGATTTCGGCAAGACCAAGGGCCCGCTGTTCGGGCAATTCGACGAATTCCTGCTCAAGCTCGGCAGCCGGCTGCATGACGTGCGCTACGATTTTCTGCTCAAGCCGAGCCGCCGCAACCGTTCGGAAACCTTGCCCGGTTTGCTGCGGGATTTCGTCGGCTTGGGCGAGCCGCATTGCCAGGTCAGCGTGATCGACCTGAGTCCCGTGCCATTCGACGTGCGCCCCACCGTCTCCGCCCAGATCGGCCGGCTGGCTTTCGAGTTCAACTACTGGAACCCCGACCGGCGAGAGTTTCCCATCCTCCTGGTCTGCGAAGAGGCGCACGCCTACATCCCCCGCGAGCGCGCCACCCCGTATGAAGGCACGCGGAAGTCGATGGAGCGCATCGCCAGGGAGGGACGCAAGTACGGCGTCGGCCTCGCCGTGGTCAGCCAGCGCCCGCACGAACTTTCCGAGACGGTGCTCTCGCAGTGCGGGTCCTACCTCTGCCTGAGGATCAGCAACCCGGACGACCAAGCCTATGTCCGCAAACTGGTGCCCGAAGGCGAGGCCGATCTGGTGGATGTCCTCACCGTGCTGGGCCGGGGCGAAGCCCTGATCCTGGGCGAGGCGACCCCGTTGCCGGTGCGCTGCCAGATCTTCAGGCCCGACCCGCCACCCAACAGCAATGACGTGGACTTCCATAAAGCCTGGACCACCGATGCCGACGACCTCGACATCGAGGCGATCGTCAGATGCTGGTGGAGCCAGGGGCGGTAAGTCATATGTCGGCCGTTCCTAGGCTTGTATGTGTCTTGCCGCGGGTGTATGAGTACGGCTGAGCAAGCCGGGACGATGTGTCCGAAGTCCAAGGAATTCGACCTATGAATCTTTCCACCGAAATCAGCGACGGCAAGACTGTTCTGACCCTCGCGGAGCAGCGCCTGGATGCCCACAACTCCGGCGAGCTGAAGGATTTCATGCTCAAGCTGCTGGAGGGCGGCAGCCGCCATCTGGTCGTGGACCTGAGCCAAGTGAGCTTCATCGACAGTTCGGGGCTGGGCGCCCTGCTGTCGGGGCAGAAGAATGCCACGCTGCGTTCGAGCGTCTTTCTGCTGGTCGGGCTCCAGCCTAGGGTACGCTCGATGTTCGAGCTGACCCGTCTGCACCGGGTGTTCGAGATCTATTCCACGCTCGAGGAAGCATTGCGCGGCGAGTAGCCGGGAGGGTGCCATGCATGGCGAAACCGACGTCAATGTCGACATCGTCGTTCCCAACCAGACCCGTTACCTGGGGCTGATCGGGAACATTGCGGAGCAGATCGCCAGGGAATTGGTCGACTATCGCGGCGATCGCGATGCGCTGGGTTACAACATGAACCTGGTGCTGACCGAGGCCATGGTCAATGCCATCGAACACGCCACACCGGGAGAGACGGACAAGACGGTCAGGGTTTGGATCCATATCGAAGACGAAGACCTGTGCATCCGGGTCTACGACCACGGCCAAGGCTTCGATCTGGAGTCCGTTCCGATGCCCGACTTCGACGATCCCGGCGAACACGGCCGCGGCATCTTTTTCATCCGCAAGTTGATGGATTCGGTGACCTATCGCCGGACCGAGAGCGGCAATGTCCTGGAAATGCGCAAGAAGCTGGCCTAGCCGGCCGAATCGCCCGGGAGGGCGCGGTTATGAACGATAGCCGCCGTGCCTGGCCGGAAGCCGGCCCGTCTTGGGAAAGCGCCTACCGCCGCCGGCTCGAACGATTCCGCCGTAGCCGCGGGATCGCGGCGGATTCTCTGCCCGGCGCTTGGGTTTTCCCTCCTGAATACCGCTCGCGGATTCCGCCGGCGGCGGCGTTGAGGGACGCGATCCGGCTGGAAACGGTGGTGCGGACGGGCGCCGATACCGCCGATCTCTGGCGGCCTTCACCGTGCTTCGGCGACCCTCACCACCGGCTGCGAATCTACAGCCCGGTCGAGCAGGATCTCGACCGGGTCATGCCGTTTCTGCAGAACCTCCATCTCCGCATCATCGACCAGATCCAGTTCAGGCTGGTATTTCGAGGGCGATGCTGTTTTATCCGAAGCTTCGCTGTAGCCTCGGATGCCGCTCCGGGCGGCGACCTGATGTCCGCGCGCGGACCTCTGCTGGAAGCGCTGGCTGCCTTGATGGCCGGGCGCGTGGAGAATGATGCCCTGAATGCGTTGATCCTCGCCACCGGCCTGTCGTGGAAGGAAATCGACCTGTTTCGGGCTTATCACAATTACCGTCTGCAACTCGGCAGCCGGTTCGGGCGTTCCCGTTTCCTCCGGGCGTTGTTCAACAACCCCGAAGCCACCCGCCTTCTCTACCGGTATTTCGAGAGTCGGTTTCAGCCTCGTGGACAGGGTGACGAAGAAGTGCTGTCGGCGCTCCGGCAGGACTTCATCGTGGCTCTGAACGAGGTGACGGACAGCGGCGAAGATCACATACTGCGGTCGCTTTTCAACCTGATCGACGCTACGCTGCGCACGAATTTCTACCGGCGCCGGGACGATCCGGATTATTTCATCGCCCTGAAGATCAGCGGCCTGGGCGTCATCGACATGCCCGCGCCGAAACCGCTGTTCGAAATCTATGTGCATTCGGCCGCCATGGAGGGCATCCATCTGCGGGGGGCGCCAGTGGCCCGTGGCGGCATTCGGTGGTCGGACCGGCCGGACGATTTCCGGGTCGAGATTCTGGACCTGATGCAAACCCAGATGATCAAGAATGCCCTGATCGTGCCGCAAGGCGCCAAGGGTGGTTTCATCCTGAAGTCTCCGTGCCGCGATCCCGACGAGTGCCGGCGTCTGGCGGGGGAAGCCTATGCCACGCTGATCCGGGGCATGTTGGATTTGACCGACAATGTCACGGCGCAAGGCGTCATGCATCCCCTGTCCGTCGTCGCCTACGACGATCCCGACCCGTATCTGGTCGTCGCCGCCGATAAAGGCACGGCGCGGCTGTCCGACACCGCCAACACCATCGCGCAGCAATACGGCTTCTGGTTGGGGGATGCCTTTGCCGCAGGCGGTTCGCAGGGTTACGACCACAAGCGGCTCGGCATCACCGCCCGCGGCGTGTGGGAATGCGTGAAGCGCCACTTTGCCGAGCTGAACCGGGATATCGAACTGGCGCCGTTCACGGTGGTCGGCATCGGCAGCATGGATGGCGATGTGTTCGGCAACGGCATGCTGTATTCCCGGAATATCCGGCTCCTGGCGGCGTTCAGCGGCCAGCACATTTTCCTGGACCCTGATCCGGATCCCGAGACGTCCTACCGGGAGCGCCGCCGGCTGTTCGATCTGCCGGGCTCCACCTGGGCGGACTACGACAGCCGGGCGATCTCTTCCGGCGGCGGCGTGTTCCGGCGCGATGCGAAGGATATTCCCCTGTCGCCGCCGGTCCGGGCCTGGCTCGGCGTCCGGCACGGTTCCATCGACGGCGAGGGACTCGTCCACCTGCTGTTGACGGCG from Methylococcus geothermalis encodes:
- a CDS encoding NAD-glutamate dehydrogenase domain-containing protein, with product MNDSRRAWPEAGPSWESAYRRRLERFRRSRGIAADSLPGAWVFPPEYRSRIPPAAALRDAIRLETVVRTGADTADLWRPSPCFGDPHHRLRIYSPVEQDLDRVMPFLQNLHLRIIDQIQFRLVFRGRCCFIRSFAVASDAAPGGDLMSARGPLLEALAALMAGRVENDALNALILATGLSWKEIDLFRAYHNYRLQLGSRFGRSRFLRALFNNPEATRLLYRYFESRFQPRGQGDEEVLSALRQDFIVALNEVTDSGEDHILRSLFNLIDATLRTNFYRRRDDPDYFIALKISGLGVIDMPAPKPLFEIYVHSAAMEGIHLRGAPVARGGIRWSDRPDDFRVEILDLMQTQMIKNALIVPQGAKGGFILKSPCRDPDECRRLAGEAYATLIRGMLDLTDNVTAQGVMHPLSVVAYDDPDPYLVVAADKGTARLSDTANTIAQQYGFWLGDAFAAGGSQGYDHKRLGITARGVWECVKRHFAELNRDIELAPFTVVGIGSMDGDVFGNGMLYSRNIRLLAAFSGQHIFLDPDPDPETSYRERRRLFDLPGSTWADYDSRAISSGGGVFRRDAKDIPLSPPVRAWLGVRHGSIDGEGLVHLLLTAPVDLLWLGGVGTYVKGSSESHEDVGDRANDAVRVDGIQLRAAVVAEGANLGFTQQGRVEFALAGGRINTDAVDNSAGVDLSDHEVNLKILTGLLREHGMMAGGEERNRFLTELTRTVCDSVLRDNASQSLCLSLDRERCLRDAEPFLELADRLESSGSLDRSYESFPGRKEVQARERRGLVRPELAVLLAHAKLALKRALLDAPGFLDAEWSRPMLAGYFPAEVRKRYGSVLHKHSLAREITATVICNRILDQAGSSFLVLADELDPAAAADLAGAYLCFDAAFGGGELRRKMAGFDHGAEMDRRYRMLLELEEVLCACCDWAIREGIGLRPGDAEIGSWQSDLADYLDYSETALGDNERTALAEHVAELKDLGFDQREARTLALLGGLRDFPMLASLARSTGASLERVAGLDDAIADLLGLRRCLNLLRRVGPRDRWERRAQAALLERLRKGALCLTRLALQAGGREPSTWFSEPRLRSRLARFRRLLNELEEASSPSLTPFAVLGAELEALVDLGRSSGA